In a genomic window of Microterricola viridarii:
- a CDS encoding helix-turn-helix transcriptional regulator → MGGLEPLWDITELAGYLGIPVATIYDWRTHGKGPTAYRFGKHLKFALSDVRDWVVAQRERA, encoded by the coding sequence GTGGGGGGGTTGGAGCCGCTCTGGGACATCACCGAGCTGGCCGGCTACCTCGGCATTCCGGTGGCGACCATCTACGACTGGCGCACCCACGGCAAGGGCCCGACCGCGTACCGCTTCGGCAAACACCTGAAGTTCGCCCTCTCGGACGTGCGCGACTGGGTCGTCGCCCAGCGCGAACGGGCCTAA
- a CDS encoding GNAT family N-acetyltransferase, protein MTEIAPVRIVSVSDAPWDDVVRVFGTRGDPATCWCQFFKLSNADWKNAEGPECKVALERQVRDAAPPPGIIAYRDGEPVGWCAVEPRVNYGRLTRTRAAAGSPEAPDDEGVWAVTCFVVRVGHRRLGIGGALLRGALEQAREAGARVVEGYPVDVAVRGKTSSADLYHGTLTQFQAAGFEEVARPSADRPVMQLRFTG, encoded by the coding sequence ATGACTGAAATCGCCCCGGTGAGAATCGTCTCCGTCTCGGACGCGCCGTGGGACGACGTCGTGCGGGTGTTCGGGACGCGCGGCGACCCGGCCACCTGCTGGTGCCAGTTCTTCAAGCTCTCCAACGCCGACTGGAAGAACGCGGAGGGGCCCGAGTGCAAGGTCGCGCTCGAACGGCAGGTGCGGGACGCTGCTCCCCCGCCTGGCATCATCGCCTACCGCGACGGCGAGCCGGTGGGCTGGTGCGCCGTGGAGCCGCGCGTGAACTACGGCCGCCTGACCCGCACCCGCGCAGCCGCAGGCAGCCCAGAGGCCCCCGACGACGAGGGGGTGTGGGCGGTGACCTGCTTCGTCGTGCGGGTCGGCCACCGCCGCCTGGGCATCGGCGGCGCGCTGCTGCGCGGCGCACTTGAGCAGGCGCGTGAGGCTGGCGCCCGCGTCGTGGAGGGCTACCCCGTCGACGTCGCCGTGCGCGGCAAGACCAGCTCGGCCGATCTCTACCACGGCACGCTCACGCAGTTTCAGGCCGCCGGCTTCGAGGAAGTGGCCCGGCCGAGCGCCGACCGACCGGTCATGCAGCTGCGTTTCACCGGTTGA
- a CDS encoding universal stress protein, which produces MGIHSGEPRKHPVVVGVSPGQPPHVVLQAARFAIQFETELICAHVNPGRFATAESPDGSMLTAPLDPDFADEREVAFDARLETALSETLADSNVTWRTLAIAGDVATALGHLADTVDASMLVVGTAERSFAGSVTELFNRSIAINLARHQLRPVVVIPARAAEGTAAAHTADA; this is translated from the coding sequence ATGGGAATTCACTCGGGGGAACCCCGCAAACACCCCGTCGTGGTCGGCGTCTCCCCTGGCCAGCCGCCCCACGTCGTGCTGCAGGCCGCCCGCTTCGCCATCCAGTTCGAGACCGAGCTGATCTGCGCGCACGTCAACCCCGGGCGCTTCGCAACCGCGGAGTCTCCGGACGGCTCCATGCTGACGGCGCCCCTCGACCCTGACTTCGCCGATGAACGCGAGGTCGCCTTCGACGCCCGGCTGGAGACGGCCCTGTCCGAGACCCTCGCCGACAGCAACGTGACCTGGCGCACGCTGGCCATCGCCGGCGACGTCGCCACCGCCCTCGGCCACCTCGCCGACACCGTCGACGCCTCCATGCTCGTCGTCGGCACGGCCGAGCGCTCCTTCGCCGGCAGCGTGACGGAGTTGTTCAACCGCTCGATCGCGATCAACCTGGCCCGCCACCAGCTGCGCCCGGTCGTCGTCATCCCGGCCAGGGCGGCGGAAGGCACCGCGGCGGCGCACACGGCAGACGCATGA
- a CDS encoding fluoride efflux transporter FluC: protein MSSGIRPPHLRWAPIALVAVGGALGAAGREGFSLVIPNLGQLPIAIPVVNIIGAFLLGYLYEAVTRIDPAKPTGKNLKLLLGTGFCGGFTTYSSLATDTAVLFRDGLPWPAILYALGTVVVGAVATWAGILLASSINARMTARTSPQPAEPAGTHATEQGAGS from the coding sequence ATGAGCTCCGGCATCCGCCCACCACACCTGCGCTGGGCGCCCATCGCACTGGTCGCCGTCGGCGGCGCGCTCGGCGCGGCGGGCCGGGAGGGGTTCTCCCTGGTGATCCCGAACCTCGGCCAGCTGCCGATCGCGATCCCGGTCGTCAACATCATCGGCGCGTTCCTGCTCGGCTACCTCTACGAGGCGGTCACCCGCATCGACCCGGCGAAGCCCACCGGCAAGAACCTCAAGCTGCTGCTCGGCACGGGCTTCTGCGGCGGTTTCACCACCTACAGCTCGCTGGCCACCGACACCGCGGTGCTGTTCCGGGACGGCCTCCCCTGGCCGGCGATCCTCTACGCCCTCGGCACCGTCGTCGTCGGTGCGGTCGCCACCTGGGCCGGCATCCTGCTGGCGAGCAGCATCAACGCGCGGATGACGGCCCGCACCAGCCCGCAGCCGGCCGAGCCCGCCGGCACGCACGCCACGGAGCAGGGGGCCGGCTCGTGA
- the crcB gene encoding fluoride efflux transporter CrcB gives MTPLIFLLLAVAGGVGAAVRFLVDGLIRARLKTAFPWATTIINASGSLVLGFLTGLTLVHLLPSDLSVILGTGFLGGYTTFSTASYETVQLIKQGRHAAAFTSGVVMLVICVALAALGLWWGSSI, from the coding sequence GTGACCCCGCTCATCTTCCTGCTGCTGGCCGTCGCCGGCGGGGTCGGCGCCGCCGTGCGCTTCCTCGTCGACGGCTTGATCCGGGCCCGGCTGAAGACGGCGTTCCCATGGGCGACGACGATCATCAACGCGTCCGGCTCGCTCGTGCTCGGGTTCCTCACCGGGCTCACCCTGGTGCACCTGTTGCCGAGCGACCTCAGCGTCATCCTCGGCACCGGATTCCTCGGCGGGTACACGACGTTCAGCACGGCCAGCTACGAGACGGTGCAGCTGATCAAGCAGGGCCGGCACGCGGCGGCGTTCACCAGCGGAGTCGTCATGCTCGTCATCTGCGTGGCGCTGGCGGCGCTCGGGCTGTGGTGGGGCAGCTCGATCTAG
- a CDS encoding urea transporter, whose translation MSTAGATAQNKVGSPGAWLLGFGHGLSQIFFQANIYTGVLILAAFAVADWRMAALVAIGCIASTLAGRLLGAKAPDVIAGLQGFCGALVGAATFAALGGQVAAYPIALVGGALCAPVAWLVVALFTRTPLKVFALPSTTAPFCIVATGVLLSTQALHVSSPASVTIDSVPLAFARSLLTNVSQVVLVDNIWAGALILAGLFIASWKVGVAAVLGSAIGSLCALAMGETLTETANGLAGYSGVLTAIALAVVFLQSSGISWLLAVIGTIITAMVTLLMHQLPGPTYTWPYILTTWVFLVIAHYIPSAKRT comes from the coding sequence ATGAGCACAGCGGGCGCCACGGCGCAGAACAAGGTCGGCTCGCCGGGGGCGTGGTTGCTCGGATTCGGGCACGGCCTGTCGCAGATCTTCTTCCAGGCCAACATCTACACGGGCGTGCTGATCCTCGCCGCATTCGCCGTCGCCGACTGGCGGATGGCGGCGCTGGTGGCGATCGGCTGCATCGCGTCCACCCTGGCCGGGCGGCTGCTCGGGGCGAAAGCCCCCGACGTGATCGCCGGGCTGCAGGGCTTCTGCGGGGCGCTCGTCGGCGCCGCCACGTTCGCCGCGCTCGGTGGGCAGGTCGCCGCGTACCCGATCGCGCTCGTCGGCGGTGCGCTCTGCGCTCCCGTCGCCTGGCTCGTGGTCGCCCTGTTCACCCGGACCCCGCTGAAGGTGTTCGCGCTGCCGTCGACGACGGCCCCGTTCTGCATCGTCGCCACCGGGGTGCTGCTCAGCACGCAGGCCCTGCATGTGAGCTCGCCGGCATCCGTCACCATCGACTCGGTTCCACTGGCGTTCGCCCGCTCGCTGCTGACGAACGTGTCGCAGGTCGTGCTGGTGGACAACATCTGGGCGGGCGCGCTGATCCTCGCCGGGCTGTTCATCGCCAGCTGGAAGGTGGGCGTCGCGGCCGTGCTCGGCAGCGCGATCGGCAGCCTGTGCGCCCTGGCCATGGGGGAGACCCTGACCGAGACCGCGAACGGGCTGGCCGGCTACTCCGGCGTGCTCACCGCGATCGCGCTCGCCGTGGTGTTCCTGCAGAGCAGCGGGATCTCCTGGCTGCTGGCCGTAATCGGCACGATCATCACCGCCATGGTGACGCTGCTCATGCACCAGCTGCCCGGGCCGACCTACACCTGGCCGTACATCCTCACCACCTGGGTGTTCCTCGTCATCGCGCACTACATCCCGTCCGCCAAGCGCACCTGA
- the nicT gene encoding Nickel transporter NicT yields the protein MRAQAAVEQGTATKRQRSYRAQVILAFIPVALIHILGFGLFFILVEPLHLQLGSSVFGVGIAVVAYVLGVRHAFDADHIAAIDNTTRKLVDLKRPAAGVGLFFSLGHSTVVFLMAALLAIGVSWAVGLTDDGNGVRNGLGVFGTAVSGVFLLLIGLINAVAFMGILKVWRASRDGKLDEAELEKHLQGRGFLSRIIGPMMKSIDRPGKMYLVGFLFGLGFDTASEIALLVLAGTGAATGLPWYAILCLPLIFAAGMSLFDTLDSAVMVRAYGWATINPIRKVYYNLTITGLSVMIAVIIGGIELVGLLNERLGLQDPLTGWVASIDLENVGYIIVGTLVLAWLISTAYWKLGKVEERWAMASGSAGGAGPAGTAGDAGASPQASGPPEGKS from the coding sequence ATGCGCGCACAGGCGGCCGTGGAGCAGGGGACGGCAACGAAGAGGCAGCGGTCGTACCGGGCGCAGGTCATCCTCGCGTTCATCCCCGTCGCGCTCATCCACATCCTCGGCTTCGGCCTGTTCTTCATCCTGGTGGAGCCGCTGCACCTGCAGCTGGGTTCCTCGGTCTTCGGGGTGGGCATCGCCGTCGTCGCCTACGTGCTCGGCGTGCGGCACGCCTTCGATGCCGACCACATCGCCGCCATCGACAATACGACGCGCAAGCTTGTCGACCTGAAGAGGCCGGCGGCCGGCGTCGGGCTGTTCTTCTCCCTGGGCCACTCCACCGTCGTGTTCCTGATGGCGGCCCTGCTGGCCATCGGCGTGAGCTGGGCGGTCGGGCTGACGGATGACGGCAACGGGGTGCGCAACGGTCTGGGCGTGTTCGGCACCGCCGTCTCCGGCGTGTTCCTGCTGCTCATCGGGCTCATCAACGCGGTCGCGTTCATGGGCATCCTCAAGGTCTGGCGGGCCTCCCGCGACGGCAAGCTCGACGAGGCCGAACTGGAGAAGCACCTGCAGGGCCGCGGCTTCCTCAGCCGCATCATCGGCCCCATGATGAAGTCGATCGACCGGCCGGGCAAGATGTACCTCGTCGGCTTCCTGTTCGGGCTCGGCTTCGACACCGCCAGCGAGATCGCCCTGCTCGTGCTGGCCGGCACCGGTGCGGCGACCGGCCTGCCCTGGTACGCGATCCTCTGCCTGCCGCTGATCTTCGCCGCCGGGATGAGCCTGTTCGACACCCTCGACTCCGCAGTCATGGTGCGGGCGTACGGCTGGGCGACGATCAACCCGATCCGCAAGGTCTACTACAACCTCACCATCACCGGGCTGTCCGTCATGATCGCCGTCATCATCGGCGGCATCGAGCTGGTGGGCCTGCTCAACGAGCGGCTCGGCCTGCAAGACCCGTTGACCGGCTGGGTGGCGAGCATCGACCTGGAGAACGTCGGGTACATCATCGTCGGCACGCTCGTGCTCGCTTGGCTGATCTCCACCGCCTACTGGAAGCTCGGCAAGGTGGAGGAGCGCTGGGCCATGGCCTCCGGGAGTGCCGGGGGAGCGGGGCCCGCGGGGACTGCCGGGGATGCCGGGGCCTCGCCGCAGGCGAGCGGGCCACCAGAGGGGAAGTCCTGA
- a CDS encoding urease accessory protein UreD: MSGTRAALAKPPDAGDGARSSAPATLAPVSPLPLKQPGPGGYRLEPDFYEPARVPAEVLRYAGAPPSLPVGSPGKVGILQLAFAQNGGRTELVRHYQKSPLQIMHPLYYNTLRPDMAYTYLMSTGGGILQGDRLRTDLSFGPGTSAHVTTQAHTKVYRMEHDYASAVMNIEVEADAYLEYLPDPVVPFVDSRFYQQTAVVLDESATLLLGETVYAGRLARGERHAYAVYASDLEVRRPDGRLVALDRVRLCPGADGESSGVAGLGVLADHDVLAMLYVFTPRVPVAVLADRLHAALAEDFGDTLLFGVSALPGDTGVWLRLVGNDTVAVARANTAAASAVHELLTGVSAPVIRKS, encoded by the coding sequence ATGAGCGGCACGAGAGCGGCGCTGGCGAAGCCGCCGGATGCCGGCGACGGCGCTCGCTCGTCTGCGCCCGCCACCCTGGCGCCGGTCAGCCCGCTGCCGCTGAAGCAGCCCGGGCCGGGCGGCTACCGCCTCGAGCCGGACTTCTACGAGCCGGCCCGCGTGCCGGCCGAGGTGCTCCGCTATGCGGGAGCACCGCCCAGCCTGCCCGTCGGCAGTCCGGGCAAGGTCGGGATCCTGCAGCTCGCCTTCGCCCAGAACGGCGGCAGGACCGAGCTGGTGCGGCACTACCAGAAGTCGCCGCTGCAGATCATGCACCCGCTCTACTACAACACGCTGCGCCCCGACATGGCCTACACCTACCTGATGTCCACCGGCGGCGGCATCCTGCAGGGCGACCGGCTGCGCACCGACCTGAGCTTCGGCCCTGGCACCTCCGCCCACGTCACCACCCAGGCGCACACCAAGGTGTACCGGATGGAGCACGACTACGCCTCCGCGGTCATGAACATCGAGGTCGAGGCGGACGCCTACCTGGAGTACCTGCCCGACCCGGTGGTGCCCTTCGTCGACTCGCGCTTCTACCAGCAGACGGCGGTGGTGCTCGACGAGTCGGCGACGCTGCTGCTCGGCGAGACCGTGTACGCCGGGCGCCTGGCCAGGGGGGAGCGGCACGCCTACGCGGTGTACGCCTCCGACCTCGAGGTGCGCCGCCCGGACGGCCGGCTGGTCGCCCTGGACCGGGTGCGGCTCTGCCCCGGCGCGGACGGGGAATCGAGCGGCGTGGCCGGGCTCGGCGTCCTGGCCGACCACGACGTGCTCGCCATGCTCTACGTGTTCACGCCGCGGGTGCCCGTCGCCGTGCTCGCCGACCGGCTGCACGCCGCGCTCGCCGAGGACTTCGGTGACACGCTGCTCTTCGGCGTGAGCGCGCTGCCCGGCGACACGGGGGTGTGGCTGCGCCTGGTGGGCAACGACACGGTTGCGGTAGCCCGGGCGAACACGGCCGCGGCATCCGCCGTTCATGAGCTTCTGACCGGCGTCAGCGCGCCGGTGATTCGCAAGAGTTAG
- the ureG gene encoding urease accessory protein UreG, translated as MSENVLRIGIGGPVGSGKTALTEALVPLLIAAGRTPGVITNDIYTQEDAQHVRRELAGVLDPERVVGVETGACPHTAVRDDPTMNLAVGAEMLERFPDIDTLIYESGGDNLTLTFSPALADVFVFVLDTAEGEKMPRKRGPGITESDILVINKIDIAQYVRTDLDVMHSDANRVRDGKPVVLTNSLTGEGVEELHREIMTQWNGARSELVG; from the coding sequence ATGAGCGAGAACGTACTGAGGATCGGCATCGGCGGGCCGGTGGGATCCGGCAAGACGGCGCTGACCGAGGCGCTGGTGCCGCTGCTGATCGCGGCCGGGCGCACACCCGGCGTCATCACCAACGACATCTACACGCAGGAGGACGCCCAACACGTGCGGCGCGAGCTCGCCGGGGTGCTCGACCCGGAGCGGGTGGTGGGCGTGGAGACCGGCGCCTGCCCGCACACGGCCGTGCGCGACGACCCCACCATGAACCTCGCAGTCGGGGCGGAGATGCTCGAGCGCTTCCCCGACATCGACACTCTCATCTACGAGTCGGGCGGCGACAACCTGACGCTCACCTTCTCGCCGGCGCTCGCCGACGTGTTCGTGTTCGTGCTGGACACCGCGGAGGGCGAGAAGATGCCGCGCAAGCGCGGGCCCGGCATCACCGAGAGCGACATCCTGGTCATCAACAAGATCGACATCGCCCAGTACGTGCGCACCGACCTCGACGTGATGCACAGCGACGCGAACCGGGTGCGCGACGGCAAGCCGGTCGTGCTGACGAACTCGCTCACCGGCGAGGGCGTGGAGGAGCTGCATCGGGAGATCATGACGCAGTGGAACGGTGCCCGATCCGAACTCGTCGGATGA
- a CDS encoding urease accessory protein UreF, which translates to MASLQFSDSAFPSGFYTMSHGLEGFSQARLVGQDGVHGLLADLLVHSVGPGDATALAGAHRAAAASDWDEVEQIDHRLFASKLNAEMRTASVRSGHQLADLAAEVLGAGGDAAGVAEYARRVKARTTPGCQPVATAVVYAACGVETEAAVASDLFAFSVSFVGAALRLRLTDHRHAQVVLYEIGTVIEQVAADAARRDIADIGGCAPVADIMSAQHERAEARLFAS; encoded by the coding sequence TTGGCGAGTCTGCAATTCTCAGACTCGGCCTTCCCGAGCGGCTTCTACACGATGTCGCACGGCCTGGAGGGATTCAGCCAGGCCCGGCTCGTCGGCCAAGACGGTGTGCACGGGCTGCTGGCCGACCTACTGGTGCACTCGGTGGGGCCCGGCGACGCGACAGCGCTCGCCGGGGCGCACCGAGCCGCCGCGGCATCCGACTGGGACGAGGTCGAGCAGATCGATCACCGCCTGTTCGCCTCCAAGCTGAACGCCGAGATGCGCACCGCCTCGGTGCGCAGCGGCCATCAGCTGGCAGACCTGGCCGCGGAGGTGCTCGGCGCCGGCGGTGATGCGGCCGGAGTCGCCGAGTACGCCCGACGGGTGAAGGCGCGCACGACACCCGGCTGCCAGCCGGTCGCGACGGCCGTGGTCTACGCCGCCTGTGGTGTGGAGACCGAGGCCGCCGTCGCATCGGACCTGTTTGCCTTCTCGGTGAGCTTCGTCGGCGCCGCCCTCCGGCTGCGCTTGACCGACCACCGGCACGCACAGGTGGTGCTGTACGAGATCGGCACGGTGATCGAGCAGGTGGCGGCGGATGCCGCCCGGCGCGACATCGCCGACATCGGCGGGTGCGCACCCGTCGCCGACATCATGTCGGCACAACACGAGCGCGCGGAGGCGCGGCTGTTCGCCAGCTGA
- the ureC gene encoding urease subunit alpha, whose product MAIISRKQYTDLFGPTVGDRVQLADTNLVIQIEKDYAEGHYGDEVVYGGGKTARDGMAADPQATDAQGVLDLVITNAIILDPILGVIKGDIGIRDGKIAGIGKAGNPHTQSGVDPHLVVGPGTELLAGEHLIATAGGIDSHVHFISPQQAEASLSNGITTLFGGGTGPTDGTNGVTTTPGVWNMHRLLESAEGLSVNTGFCGKGNGSRPEALIEQIEAGAAGLKVHEDFGATPAALSMALDVADRYDVQITVHTDSLNEAGFVENTLDAINGRTIHTYHSEGAGGGHAPDILRVAGHPNVLPASTNPTLPYTVNSVDELLDMVMVCHHLSHDIPEDVSFADSRVRAETIAAETVLHDLGVLSIVSSDSQAMGRVGESFLRTFQVAHHNKDKRGKLPEDPPEHDNFRVLRYLAKITINPAIAQGVSDYIGSLETGKVADIVLWPVDSFAVKPKLIVKGGLINWSVMGDPNASLPTPQPVYYRPMFGAFGKAQRSTRITFMSKAAIDKGVPEKLGLESQVLPVRRTRELGKANMVRNSAMPKIEVDPETYKVTYDGTLATIEPAESLPLTQLFFLA is encoded by the coding sequence ATGGCGATCATCTCGCGCAAGCAGTACACGGACCTCTTCGGCCCGACCGTCGGAGACCGGGTGCAGCTGGCCGACACGAATCTGGTGATCCAGATCGAGAAGGACTACGCGGAGGGCCACTACGGCGACGAGGTCGTCTACGGCGGCGGCAAGACCGCGCGCGACGGCATGGCCGCCGACCCGCAGGCCACCGACGCCCAGGGCGTGCTCGACCTCGTCATCACGAACGCGATCATCCTCGACCCGATCCTCGGCGTCATCAAGGGCGACATCGGCATCCGCGACGGCAAGATCGCCGGCATCGGCAAGGCGGGCAACCCGCACACGCAGAGCGGCGTCGACCCCCACCTCGTCGTCGGGCCCGGCACCGAGCTGCTGGCCGGAGAGCACCTCATCGCCACCGCCGGCGGCATCGACTCGCACGTGCACTTCATCTCGCCGCAGCAGGCGGAGGCGTCGCTCTCCAACGGCATCACGACGTTGTTCGGCGGCGGCACCGGCCCGACCGACGGCACCAACGGCGTCACCACGACGCCCGGCGTCTGGAACATGCACCGCCTGCTCGAATCGGCGGAGGGGCTCTCCGTGAACACGGGCTTCTGCGGCAAGGGCAACGGCTCGCGGCCGGAGGCGCTGATCGAGCAGATCGAGGCGGGCGCCGCCGGCCTCAAGGTGCACGAGGACTTCGGCGCGACGCCGGCCGCGCTCAGCATGGCGCTCGATGTGGCCGACCGGTACGACGTGCAGATCACGGTGCACACCGACAGCCTCAACGAGGCCGGCTTCGTGGAGAACACCCTCGACGCCATCAACGGGCGCACCATCCACACCTACCACTCGGAGGGAGCCGGCGGCGGGCACGCCCCGGACATCCTGCGCGTGGCCGGTCACCCCAACGTGCTGCCGGCCTCGACGAACCCGACCCTGCCGTACACGGTGAACTCGGTGGACGAGCTGCTCGACATGGTGATGGTCTGCCACCACCTGTCCCACGACATCCCCGAGGACGTCTCCTTCGCCGACTCCCGGGTGCGCGCGGAGACCATCGCGGCCGAGACGGTGCTGCACGACCTCGGCGTGCTCTCGATCGTGTCGTCGGACTCGCAGGCGATGGGGCGCGTGGGGGAGTCGTTCCTGCGCACCTTCCAGGTGGCCCACCACAACAAGGACAAGCGCGGCAAGCTGCCGGAGGACCCGCCGGAGCACGACAACTTCCGGGTGCTGCGCTACCTGGCGAAGATCACGATCAATCCCGCGATCGCCCAGGGCGTCTCGGACTACATCGGGTCGCTGGAGACCGGCAAGGTGGCCGACATCGTGCTCTGGCCGGTGGACTCCTTCGCCGTCAAGCCGAAGCTGATCGTGAAGGGCGGGCTGATCAACTGGTCGGTGATGGGTGACCCCAACGCCTCGCTGCCCACCCCGCAGCCGGTCTACTACCGGCCGATGTTCGGCGCCTTCGGCAAGGCACAGCGCAGCACGCGCATCACCTTCATGTCGAAGGCGGCCATCGACAAGGGGGTGCCGGAGAAGCTGGGCCTGGAGAGCCAGGTGCTGCCGGTGCGGCGCACGAGGGAGCTCGGCAAGGCGAACATGGTGCGCAACTCCGCGATGCCGAAGATCGAGGTCGACCCGGAGACGTACAAGGTCACCTACGACGGCACGCTCGCCACCATCGAACCGGCCGAGTCGCTGCCGCTCACCCAGCTGTTCTTCCTGGCCTGA
- a CDS encoding urease subunit beta: protein MLGSPKYDHMSDQIEINAGRDSVTLTVSNTGDRAVQVGSHFHFFEVNKALLFEREKAYGTHLDIPAGTGIRFEPGDTKEVTLTAYAGTRHIIGFNNLVNGGLDSEDTKIQAIARMNELGYKNGKPTTRPSAAKSGAAKGAAKQGTTKKGTK, encoded by the coding sequence ATGCTAGGCAGCCCGAAGTACGACCACATGAGCGACCAGATCGAGATCAACGCCGGCCGAGACAGCGTCACACTCACGGTGAGTAACACCGGCGATCGCGCGGTGCAGGTCGGATCCCACTTCCACTTCTTCGAGGTGAACAAGGCGTTGCTGTTCGAGCGCGAGAAGGCGTACGGCACCCACCTGGACATCCCGGCGGGCACCGGCATCCGTTTCGAGCCCGGCGACACCAAGGAGGTGACCCTCACCGCGTATGCGGGCACGCGCCACATCATCGGCTTCAACAACCTCGTCAACGGCGGGCTGGACTCGGAGGACACGAAGATCCAGGCCATCGCGCGAATGAACGAGCTCGGCTACAAGAACGGCAAACCAACTACCCGTCCCAGCGCCGCCAAGAGCGGCGCGGCCAAGGGCGCGGCGAAGCAGGGCACGACGAAAAAGGGGACGAAGTAA
- a CDS encoding urease subunit gamma, with translation MNLTPREIDKLYVYQVADLARKRRDRGTKLNLSEAQALITEAILEGARDGKSVAECMELGKTIVTERECMGGVRERLSLLQVEATFPDGSKLVSCHDPVGA, from the coding sequence ATGAACCTCACTCCACGCGAAATCGACAAGTTGTATGTCTACCAAGTTGCAGACTTGGCTCGAAAGCGGCGTGACCGCGGAACCAAGCTCAATCTCAGTGAGGCCCAAGCCCTGATCACGGAAGCGATTCTGGAGGGGGCCCGCGACGGCAAGTCCGTCGCCGAATGCATGGAGTTGGGCAAGACCATCGTCACCGAGCGGGAGTGCATGGGCGGCGTGCGGGAACGCCTCTCGCTGCTCCAGGTCGAGGCGACCTTCCCCGACGGGAGCAAGCTGGTCTCCTGCCACGACCCGGTCGGCGCTTAA